One window of Gammaproteobacteria bacterium genomic DNA carries:
- the acnA gene encoding aconitate hydratase AcnA: MPNSFDARSSLAVGDRKYEIYRLQALAARYEIAGLPYSLKILLENLLRREDGASVRAEDIEALAGWQPTAPPQREIAFNPARVLMQDFTGVPAIVDLAAMRDAMAGLGGDPDRINPLAPVELVIDHSVQVDIHNRPDALERNTAIEFERNRERYGFLRWGQQAFDNLQVVPPNTGIVHQINLEYLARVVFENPRNGVVQAYPDTLVGTDSHTTMINGLGVLGWGVGGIEAEAAMLGQPLSMLIPQVVGFELSGRLAEGATATDLVLTITQMLRQHGVVGKFVEFYGEGLERLPLADRATIANMAPEYGATCGLFPIDRETLDYLRLSGRTPERLALIEAYAREQGLWHQPGDAAPRYLETLRLDMETVEPCLAGPRQPQDRIPLHRVRETCRETVRALRQGGGNGGGGNGKAAAQAGRNGALRDGAVAIAAITSCTNTSNPSVMIGAGLLARKARERGLKTPPWVKTSLAPGSMVVRNYLERAELIPHLEALGFHIVGFGCTTCIGNSGPLPEPVSQAIAEGDLAVAAVLSGNRNFEGRIHPQVRMNFLASPPLVVAYALAGTMDIDLQNDPLGGGKDGRPVYLRDIWPSQAEVRDTIAATVDPAAFREGYRDLYAGDQRWATLEAAKDNRYRWREDSTYVRRPPFFEKLSAQPPAAPGAIRGARLLALLGDGITTDHISPAGAIRPDDPAGRYLLEQGVERRDFNSYGARRGNHEVMMRGTFANIRLRNRLAPGREGGWTTHAPSGREMHIYEAAMRYREEETPLLVIAGQRYGTGSSRDWAAKGTRLLGVRAVLAGSFERIHRANLVGMGVLPLVFADGSDAESLGIAGTEEFDLEGLTPGASRVTVVMRNGEREQRFPATVRIDTPKEWDYYRNDGILPYVLRRLAVS, encoded by the coding sequence ATGCCGAACAGTTTCGATGCCCGTTCCTCCCTGGCCGTCGGGGACCGGAAATACGAGATCTACCGCCTGCAGGCGCTGGCCGCCCGCTACGAAATCGCCGGCCTGCCCTATTCTCTGAAGATCCTGCTGGAGAACCTGCTGCGCCGCGAAGACGGGGCAAGCGTCCGCGCGGAGGACATCGAGGCGCTGGCCGGATGGCAACCGACGGCCCCGCCGCAACGGGAGATCGCCTTCAACCCGGCACGGGTGCTGATGCAGGACTTCACCGGCGTCCCGGCCATCGTTGACCTGGCCGCCATGCGCGACGCCATGGCCGGCCTGGGCGGGGACCCGGACCGGATCAATCCGCTGGCGCCAGTGGAGCTCGTGATCGATCACTCCGTGCAGGTGGACATCCACAACCGCCCCGACGCACTGGAACGCAATACCGCTATTGAATTCGAGCGCAACCGGGAACGGTACGGCTTCCTGCGCTGGGGACAGCAGGCATTCGACAACCTGCAGGTGGTCCCGCCAAACACCGGGATCGTGCACCAGATCAACCTGGAGTACCTGGCCCGCGTCGTGTTCGAGAACCCGCGCAACGGCGTCGTGCAAGCCTACCCGGATACGCTGGTCGGCACCGACTCGCACACCACCATGATCAACGGGCTGGGCGTGCTGGGCTGGGGCGTCGGCGGCATCGAGGCCGAGGCGGCCATGCTGGGCCAGCCGCTGAGCATGCTGATCCCACAGGTGGTGGGCTTCGAGCTAAGCGGCAGACTGGCGGAAGGGGCCACCGCCACCGACCTGGTGCTCACCATTACCCAGATGCTGCGCCAGCACGGGGTGGTGGGCAAATTCGTCGAGTTCTACGGCGAGGGACTGGAGCGCCTGCCGCTGGCAGACCGCGCCACCATCGCCAACATGGCCCCGGAATACGGGGCCACCTGCGGCCTGTTCCCGATTGACCGGGAGACCCTGGACTACCTGCGGCTGTCCGGACGCACCCCGGAACGGCTGGCGCTGATCGAAGCATACGCCCGCGAGCAGGGCCTGTGGCACCAGCCCGGAGACGCCGCGCCCCGCTATCTGGAGACCTTGCGGCTGGACATGGAAACGGTGGAGCCTTGCCTGGCCGGACCGCGCCAACCGCAAGACCGCATCCCGCTACACCGCGTCCGGGAAACCTGCCGGGAAACCGTGCGCGCCCTGCGCCAAGGCGGCGGCAATGGCGGCGGCGGCAACGGCAAAGCGGCGGCGCAAGCGGGGCGCAACGGCGCGCTACGGGACGGCGCCGTGGCCATCGCCGCCATCACCTCCTGCACGAATACCTCCAACCCGTCGGTAATGATCGGCGCCGGGCTACTGGCCCGCAAGGCGCGCGAACGCGGCCTGAAGACCCCGCCCTGGGTAAAAACCAGCCTGGCGCCGGGCTCCATGGTGGTACGCAATTACCTTGAGCGGGCGGAGCTGATCCCGCACCTGGAGGCGCTGGGCTTCCACATCGTCGGCTTCGGCTGCACCACCTGCATCGGCAACTCCGGCCCCCTGCCCGAGCCCGTCAGCCAGGCGATCGCCGAGGGCGACTTGGCGGTAGCCGCCGTGCTGTCCGGCAACCGCAACTTCGAGGGCCGCATACATCCCCAGGTGCGCATGAATTTTCTGGCCTCGCCGCCCCTGGTCGTCGCCTACGCCCTGGCCGGCACCATGGACATAGACCTGCAAAACGACCCCCTGGGCGGCGGCAAAGACGGGCGCCCGGTCTATCTGCGCGACATCTGGCCCAGCCAGGCGGAGGTCCGGGACACCATCGCGGCCACCGTGGACCCGGCCGCCTTCCGGGAAGGCTACCGCGACCTGTACGCGGGCGACCAACGCTGGGCGACCCTGGAAGCCGCCAAGGACAACCGTTACCGCTGGCGCGAAGACTCCACCTACGTGCGCCGTCCGCCCTTTTTCGAGAAGCTGTCGGCGCAACCGCCCGCGGCGCCGGGAGCAATCCGCGGGGCGCGGTTGCTGGCCCTGCTTGGCGACGGCATCACCACCGACCACATCTCCCCGGCAGGGGCCATCCGTCCGGACGACCCTGCGGGGCGCTACCTGCTGGAGCAGGGGGTGGAGCGGCGGGACTTCAATTCCTACGGCGCCCGGCGCGGCAATCACGAGGTCATGATGCGCGGCACATTCGCCAACATCCGCCTGCGCAACCGGCTGGCGCCGGGCCGGGAAGGCGGATGGACCACCCATGCGCCCTCGGGCCGGGAGATGCACATCTACGAAGCCGCCATGCGCTACCGAGAGGAAGAGACGCCGTTGCTGGTGATCGCCGGCCAGCGATACGGCACCGGTTCCTCGCGGGACTGGGCGGCCAAGGGCACCCGCCTGCTCGGCGTGCGCGCCGTGCTGGCGGGCAGTTTCGAGCGCATCCACCGGGCCAACCTGGTAGGCATGGGCGTCCTGCCCCTGGTCTTTGCCGATGGCAGCGACGCGGAGTCTCTGGGGATCGCCGGCACGGAGGAATTCGACCTCGAGGGACTGACACCCGGCGCATCCCGGGTCACGGTGGTCATGCGCAACGGCGAACGGGAGCAGCGCTTCCCCGCGACGGTACGAATTGATACCCCGAAAGAATGGGATTACTACCGCAACGACGGCATCCTGCCCTACGTATTGCGCCGCCTCGCGGTCAGCTAG